Proteins from one Candidatus Alcyoniella australis genomic window:
- a CDS encoding AarF/ABC1/UbiB kinase family protein — MASEKKVHTTRGGRFFKLGGLSARVGSSYLGERIKDTFLSQDKRRDSLSKAHTRNAQRVVETFGELKGAAMKLGQQISLAADILPPEITQVLSQLQRTAPPVPFSQLREQFLSELGREPEELFQSIDQTAHASASIGQVHRAVLKDGREVVVKIQYPNVDQMVESDLSNLRSLVRTIGRAWFKADVDKFFEEVRELITEELDYEIESYNLKLFRKLLRDRDDVLIPEPLDDYSSQRVLTMTYLEGRSWDELCSDRVDQSLRNELAARLFELLLHQVFDLHVLHADPHPGNYALDSRNRLVIYDFGCIKKFPAQFVQAYQQTLSDGFHRRFERLPEDCDNLGIRVLDDDRPDPQIYRQACEIGLEPFGRDAPYPMHLSDVHEKMQQWGTENYMMMRKFDAPPNIIMLNRVIGGMYGNFRRLRAEANWHAILEPYCRSVD; from the coding sequence ATGGCGTCGGAAAAGAAAGTCCACACCACGCGCGGCGGGCGTTTCTTCAAGCTCGGCGGGCTCAGCGCGCGGGTCGGATCTTCGTACCTGGGCGAGCGCATCAAGGATACGTTCCTGTCCCAGGACAAACGCCGCGACTCGCTGTCCAAGGCCCACACCCGCAACGCCCAGCGCGTGGTCGAAACCTTCGGCGAGCTCAAGGGCGCGGCAATGAAGCTCGGCCAGCAGATCAGCCTCGCCGCGGACATCCTGCCGCCGGAAATCACGCAGGTGCTCTCGCAACTCCAGCGCACCGCGCCGCCCGTGCCGTTCTCACAGTTGCGCGAGCAGTTCCTCAGCGAGCTGGGACGCGAGCCAGAGGAGCTGTTTCAGAGCATCGACCAGACCGCCCACGCCTCGGCCTCCATCGGCCAGGTGCACCGCGCGGTACTTAAAGACGGCCGCGAGGTGGTCGTTAAAATCCAGTACCCCAACGTCGATCAGATGGTCGAGAGCGACCTGTCCAATTTGCGCTCGTTGGTGCGCACCATCGGCCGCGCCTGGTTCAAGGCCGACGTGGATAAATTTTTCGAGGAGGTGCGCGAGCTGATCACCGAGGAGCTGGATTACGAGATCGAGTCGTACAACCTCAAGCTGTTCCGCAAGCTGCTACGCGACCGCGACGACGTATTAATCCCCGAGCCGCTGGACGACTACAGCTCGCAACGCGTGCTGACCATGACCTATCTCGAGGGGCGTTCGTGGGACGAGCTGTGCTCGGATCGTGTCGATCAGTCGTTGCGCAACGAGCTTGCCGCGCGGCTGTTCGAGCTGCTGCTGCATCAGGTGTTCGATTTGCACGTGCTGCACGCTGACCCGCATCCGGGCAACTACGCCCTGGATAGCCGAAACCGGCTGGTGATCTACGACTTCGGCTGCATTAAAAAATTCCCCGCACAGTTCGTACAGGCCTACCAACAAACGCTCAGCGACGGTTTCCACCGCCGCTTCGAGCGGCTGCCCGAGGACTGCGATAATTTGGGAATTCGCGTGCTGGACGACGATCGCCCCGATCCGCAGATCTATCGCCAGGCCTGCGAGATCGGTCTCGAGCCGTTTGGCCGCGACGCGCCCTACCCGATGCATCTATCGGACGTCCACGAGAAGATGCAGCAGTGGGGCACTGAAAATTATATGATGATGCGCAAATTCGATGCTCCGCCGAACATCATCATGCTCAACCGCGTGATCGGCGGGATGTACGGCAACTTCCGCCGGCTGCGGGCCGAGGCTAACTGGCACGCGATCCTCGAGCCGTACTGCCGTAGTGTGGATTGA
- the rffA gene encoding dTDP-4-amino-4,6-dideoxygalactose transaminase, with protein sequence MPKRQIEKVPFNRPHLTGNELQYVSRAIESGWISGDGEYTRRCNELLAKLTGAPKVLLTTSCTHALELSALLLDLKPGDEVIVPSFTFVSTVNPFVLRGAKPVWIDIRPDTLNLDECLIEGLISKRTRALVAVNYAGVACKYDQIREICDRHNIALIEDNAHGLFASYRGRPLGTFGELATLSFHETKNVTCGEGGALIINDPRHIERAEIIREKGTNRSRFFRGEVDKYTWVDLGSSYLPSEINAAFLFAQLEARERIQAGRRAIWERYHDELMDWAQDCEVWLPHVSPEYEQPYHMFQLLMPTNQSRDRLLAYLREREIYAVFHYLPLHQSKMGNKLGARAEECPVTVDVSSRLVRLPFYNGMSQQDQQRVIQELCAFVP encoded by the coding sequence ATGCCCAAACGACAAATTGAGAAGGTCCCATTTAACCGCCCCCATCTGACGGGCAACGAGCTTCAGTACGTGTCCCGCGCCATTGAAAGCGGCTGGATCTCGGGCGACGGCGAATACACCCGGCGCTGCAACGAGCTGCTCGCAAAGCTAACCGGCGCGCCCAAGGTGCTGCTCACCACATCGTGCACCCACGCGCTGGAGCTCAGCGCGCTGCTGCTCGACCTCAAGCCCGGCGACGAGGTGATCGTGCCCTCGTTCACCTTTGTCAGCACGGTCAATCCCTTTGTGCTGCGCGGGGCCAAGCCGGTCTGGATCGACATCCGGCCCGACACCCTGAACCTCGACGAGTGCCTGATCGAGGGGCTGATCAGCAAACGCACCCGCGCTCTGGTCGCGGTGAACTACGCCGGGGTTGCCTGCAAATACGATCAAATCCGCGAGATCTGCGATCGCCACAACATTGCGCTGATCGAGGACAATGCCCACGGCCTGTTCGCCTCCTATCGCGGACGTCCGCTGGGCACCTTCGGCGAGTTGGCCACGTTGAGCTTCCACGAGACCAAGAACGTGACCTGCGGCGAGGGCGGCGCGTTGATTATCAACGACCCGCGGCACATCGAACGCGCCGAGATCATCCGCGAAAAAGGGACCAATCGCTCGCGCTTCTTCCGTGGCGAAGTCGATAAGTACACCTGGGTCGACCTGGGCTCGAGCTATTTGCCCTCGGAAATCAACGCCGCGTTTCTTTTTGCCCAGCTCGAAGCGCGGGAGCGGATCCAGGCCGGTCGCCGCGCCATCTGGGAGCGCTACCACGACGAGCTGATGGATTGGGCGCAAGATTGCGAGGTCTGGCTGCCCCATGTCTCGCCCGAATACGAGCAGCCGTACCACATGTTCCAGTTGCTGATGCCCACCAATCAGTCGCGCGATCGACTGCTGGCCTATCTGCGCGAACGCGAGATCTACGCGGTGTTTCACTACCTGCCGCTGCACCAGTCCAAGATGGGAAACAAGTTGGGTGCGCGGGCCGAGGAATGCCCGGTGACCGTGGACGTCAGCAGTCGGCTGGTGCGGCTGCCGTTCTACAACGGCATGTCCCAGCAGGATCAGCAACGGGTGATCCAGGAGCTGTGCGCATTCGTTCCCTGA